The Cystobacter fuscus DSM 2262 genome includes a region encoding these proteins:
- a CDS encoding NAD(P)H-dependent glycerol-3-phosphate dehydrogenase, which yields MRASVIGSGSFGTALANVLAVNCEHVGLWGRDAALAEAINTRHENATYLPGIPISPRVRATTHLPEALEGSELVVLAAPSHATRQVMAQALPSLPRHVPLVTVAKGIENETLFTMTELLEDCLPEEYHPYIAVLSGPSFAKELAQRMPTVVTIAAPWDKVALRCQKALQTETFRSYTSSDVVGVQYGGALKNVIAIAAGIADGLSMGHNARAAIITRGLAEITRLAVRKGGNPLTLSGLSGMGDLVLTCTGELSRNRHVGMELGRGRSLQEILGDMKQVAEGVKTARSARDLARKVGVELPICEQVYAIAYEGKSARAAVVELMTRQPKNELV from the coding sequence ATGCGCGCCAGTGTCATTGGTTCCGGCTCTTTTGGTACGGCTCTCGCCAACGTGCTCGCGGTGAACTGTGAGCACGTGGGCCTGTGGGGGCGGGACGCCGCGCTGGCCGAGGCCATCAACACCCGCCACGAGAACGCCACCTACCTGCCCGGCATCCCCATCTCCCCGCGGGTGCGGGCCACGACGCACCTGCCCGAGGCCCTGGAGGGCTCGGAGCTGGTGGTGCTCGCGGCCCCGAGCCACGCCACGCGCCAGGTGATGGCCCAGGCGCTGCCGTCGCTGCCCCGGCACGTGCCCCTGGTGACGGTGGCGAAGGGAATCGAGAACGAGACCCTCTTCACGATGACGGAGCTGTTGGAGGACTGCCTGCCGGAGGAGTACCACCCCTACATCGCGGTGCTCTCGGGCCCGAGCTTCGCCAAGGAGCTGGCCCAGCGCATGCCCACGGTGGTCACCATCGCGGCGCCCTGGGACAAGGTGGCCCTGCGCTGCCAGAAGGCGCTGCAGACGGAGACGTTCCGCTCCTACACCTCCAGCGACGTGGTGGGCGTGCAGTATGGCGGGGCGCTCAAGAACGTCATCGCCATCGCCGCGGGGATCGCGGACGGGCTGAGCATGGGGCACAACGCGCGCGCGGCCATCATCACCCGGGGGCTCGCGGAGATCACCCGGCTGGCGGTGCGCAAGGGGGGCAATCCCCTGACGCTCTCGGGTCTGTCGGGCATGGGGGACCTGGTGCTCACGTGCACGGGCGAGCTGAGCCGCAACCGGCACGTGGGCATGGAGCTGGGTCGGGGCCGCTCGCTCCAGGAGATCCTCGGGGACATGAAGCAGGTGGCCGAGGGCGTGAAGACGGCCCGGAGCGCGAGGGACCTGGCGCGCAAGGTGGGGGTGGAACTGCCCATCTGCGAGCAGGTGTATGCCATCGCCTACGAGGGCAAGAGCGCCCGGGCGGCGGTGGTGGAGCTGATGACGCGCCAGCCGAAGAACGAGCTGGTCTGA
- a CDS encoding alkaline phosphatase family protein: MHRRDGMKGWKGVLVLTTVAGAITGGCKGHEPPAPPAPAARHRMIVFVWDGLRPDFINPQDTPNVHALRTRGVWFSDNHSTYPTFTLINGATFATGAFPGATGFNGNFAYAPGASGQNASGVETNFRRPVAVDDWRLLDNLAAYYDQTFHEPLLNAKTLFSAARAAGLVTASVGKSGPAYLQDSSREGLIIDENTVWPLESAKDLQQRGFPLPASTPNMYPAGSLTLTTNNGTPTGASAFVYFSDGKTPDPSDQGGGRNITQNTNLTKYFTEYVLPVHSPDLSLIWLRTVDATEHDYGPGSANALLALRAQDEFLGRILAQLQAQQQLDSTNILIASDHAHSTVSGPLSLFPLRGVEPDPGTGKNKVGGVSDAGYSVSGYVRSADLLTRAGFHAYDGTGCDLSPVLSGIRADGTPVYPVQTDTTGALCGTAGAKYTTPSYAVPATLPQDAIIIAAPGGSDQFYIPSRDPALVRRLVTFLQSREEYGAIFVDTRYGSIPGTFPATDVNIQNASGRSPDVTVSFSWDDTAVVGGKPGIEFNSYVPYRGMHGSFSPVDVHNTLVAAGPDFKQGYTDNLPSGNVDVAPTVAHLLGLPLPTAQGRVLYEALATGGVPETRYTSTPVEVNTSPVSGLSFQLPTDPSGAALDTTLTGEYSATLHLKRLSDADGKTYTYFDFARVTRR, from the coding sequence ATGCACCGACGCGATGGGATGAAGGGGTGGAAGGGAGTCCTCGTGCTCACGACGGTGGCGGGGGCCATCACGGGGGGATGCAAGGGGCATGAGCCGCCCGCGCCGCCGGCTCCCGCCGCGCGTCACCGGATGATCGTCTTCGTCTGGGACGGGCTGCGGCCGGACTTCATCAACCCCCAGGACACGCCGAACGTGCATGCGTTGAGGACGCGGGGCGTGTGGTTCAGCGACAACCACTCGACCTATCCGACCTTCACGTTGATCAACGGCGCGACGTTCGCGACGGGCGCCTTTCCGGGGGCGACGGGCTTCAATGGCAACTTCGCCTATGCGCCGGGCGCCTCGGGGCAGAACGCGAGCGGGGTGGAGACGAACTTCCGCCGGCCCGTCGCGGTGGATGACTGGAGGCTCCTGGACAACCTGGCCGCCTATTATGACCAGACCTTCCACGAGCCCCTGCTCAACGCGAAGACGCTCTTCTCGGCGGCGCGGGCCGCGGGCCTGGTGACGGCGAGCGTGGGCAAGAGTGGACCGGCCTACCTCCAGGACTCGTCGCGCGAGGGGCTCATCATCGACGAGAACACGGTCTGGCCGCTCGAGTCCGCGAAGGACTTGCAGCAGCGCGGCTTCCCCCTGCCGGCGAGCACGCCGAACATGTATCCGGCGGGAAGCCTCACCCTGACGACGAACAACGGCACGCCGACGGGCGCGAGCGCGTTCGTGTACTTCTCCGACGGCAAGACGCCGGATCCATCCGATCAGGGCGGCGGCCGCAACATCACGCAGAACACGAACCTGACGAAGTACTTCACGGAGTACGTGCTGCCCGTGCACTCGCCGGACCTGTCGCTCATCTGGCTGCGCACGGTGGACGCCACGGAACATGACTATGGACCGGGCTCGGCCAACGCCCTGCTGGCCCTGCGCGCTCAGGACGAGTTCCTCGGCCGGATCCTCGCCCAGCTCCAGGCGCAGCAGCAGCTCGACTCGACGAACATCCTCATCGCCTCGGACCACGCGCACTCGACGGTGTCGGGGCCGCTGTCGCTCTTTCCCCTGCGGGGCGTCGAGCCGGATCCGGGGACGGGCAAGAACAAGGTGGGCGGGGTGAGCGACGCCGGCTACTCGGTGTCCGGCTACGTGCGCAGCGCGGATCTGCTGACCCGCGCGGGCTTCCACGCGTATGACGGGACTGGGTGTGACCTGTCGCCGGTGCTCAGCGGCATTCGCGCGGATGGCACGCCCGTGTATCCGGTCCAGACGGACACGACGGGAGCGCTGTGCGGCACGGCGGGCGCGAAGTACACGACGCCGTCCTACGCGGTGCCGGCGACGCTGCCACAGGACGCCATCATCATCGCCGCGCCGGGAGGCTCGGATCAGTTCTACATCCCGAGCCGTGACCCGGCGCTGGTGCGCCGGCTGGTGACCTTCCTGCAGAGCCGCGAGGAGTACGGCGCCATCTTCGTGGACACGCGCTACGGGAGCATTCCCGGCACGTTCCCCGCCACGGACGTGAACATCCAGAATGCCTCCGGGCGCAGTCCGGACGTGACGGTGAGCTTCAGTTGGGATGACACGGCGGTGGTGGGCGGCAAGCCGGGCATCGAGTTCAACTCGTATGTGCCGTACCGGGGCATGCACGGCAGCTTCAGCCCGGTGGACGTGCACAACACGCTCGTCGCGGCGGGGCCGGATTTCAAGCAGGGCTACACGGACAATCTGCCGAGCGGCAACGTGGACGTGGCGCCCACGGTGGCCCATCTGCTCGGGTTGCCGCTGCCCACGGCCCAGGGCCGCGTGCTGTACGAGGCGCTCGCCACGGGTGGGGTGCCGGAGACGCGCTACACGAGCACCCCGGTGGAGGTGAACACGTCCCCCGTGAGCGGGCTGTCGTTCCAACTGCCGACGGATCCCTCGGGGGCGGCGCTCGATACCACGCTCACGGGTGAGTACTCGGCCACGTTGCACCTCAAGCGCCTCTCGGATGCCGACGGCAAGACGTACACCTACTTCGACTTCGCCCGGGTGACGCGGCGGTGA
- a CDS encoding efflux RND transporter periplasmic adaptor subunit, translating to MPRPLLACLVLLTLLLGGAAALRHAMTGPGQEAVAPASGSARAPARAAEVGPRGDFLGVIIPSASVEIVSRTEGQVEAIEVQVGARVQAGAPLVRLDLHPLRKELAIAQAALQTARAQEQLAQVALSEARDRTQRYAHPKLVSLQAMPEEEIAAAGFQEKSAAAKLQSAQAQVQEQVARVEQIQQRISDAVIKAPFDGVIAERYLDPGAQTSPSRPILRLLGAGGLRVRFAIPEDEPRGVAPGAPIQVRLPREGPPLTGRVENVAPEVDSASRMIIALARLDVPPGADVPAGLVVRVRLGPPGERAALAAPETP from the coding sequence ATGCCTCGCCCCCTCCTCGCCTGCCTGGTGCTGCTCACCCTGCTGCTGGGCGGAGCCGCGGCCTTGCGCCACGCGATGACCGGCCCGGGCCAGGAGGCCGTGGCCCCCGCGTCCGGGTCCGCTCGGGCCCCCGCGCGAGCGGCCGAGGTGGGACCCCGCGGAGACTTCCTGGGCGTCATCATCCCGAGTGCCTCCGTGGAGATCGTCTCCAGGACCGAGGGGCAGGTGGAGGCCATCGAGGTGCAGGTGGGCGCGCGCGTCCAGGCCGGAGCGCCCCTCGTCCGGCTGGATCTCCACCCCCTGCGCAAGGAACTCGCCATCGCCCAGGCGGCCCTCCAGACGGCCCGGGCCCAGGAGCAACTGGCCCAGGTGGCCTTGAGCGAGGCGCGCGACCGCACCCAGCGCTATGCCCACCCGAAGCTGGTCAGCCTCCAGGCCATGCCCGAAGAGGAGATCGCCGCCGCGGGCTTCCAGGAGAAGAGCGCCGCCGCGAAGCTCCAGTCCGCCCAGGCCCAGGTGCAGGAGCAGGTCGCCCGCGTGGAGCAGATCCAACAGCGCATCTCGGACGCCGTCATCAAGGCGCCCTTCGATGGCGTCATTGCCGAGCGCTATCTCGACCCTGGTGCCCAGACATCACCCTCGCGTCCCATCCTGCGCCTGCTCGGCGCGGGCGGCCTGCGGGTGCGCTTCGCCATTCCCGAGGACGAACCGCGCGGCGTCGCTCCGGGCGCGCCCATCCAGGTCCGCCTCCCCCGGGAAGGTCCCCCCCTCACGGGCCGGGTGGAGAACGTCGCCCCCGAGGTGGATTCGGCATCGCGGATGATCATCGCCCTGGCCCGCCTGGACGTCCCTCCGGGAGCCGACGTGCCCGCCGGCCTCGTGGTGCGCGTGCGGCTCGGCCCCCCGGGTGAACGCGCGGCGCTCGCCGCGCCGGAGACGCCATGA